A window of Microbacterium luteolum contains these coding sequences:
- a CDS encoding DeoR/GlpR family DNA-binding transcription regulator, translated as MLGAQRKSHLLQILARDGRVVAKDVAHELGLSEDSIRRDLRELAEDGRLVRVYGGALPIPAADRPVEQRFALATESKMRVAERAAALIRPGSTIVLDAGTTAHQLARMLPSHSALTVITPSPGIAIEVADRTDARVVMIGGEVARYSMVASGPLAMEAIHHLAADVFFMGVTGIDPTRGLTTGNLDDAATKRAIAGRCEQTFVLGSEEKVGATSRFPVMDLDDVAGVIVDPLDRNPLIERLPMVVARSS; from the coding sequence ATGCTCGGTGCTCAGCGCAAGTCCCATCTCCTGCAGATTCTCGCCCGTGACGGAAGGGTCGTCGCGAAGGATGTCGCACACGAGCTCGGGTTGTCGGAGGACTCCATCCGCCGCGACCTTCGGGAGCTGGCGGAGGACGGGAGGCTGGTGCGCGTCTATGGCGGAGCCTTGCCGATCCCCGCTGCTGACCGACCCGTCGAGCAGCGGTTCGCCCTCGCCACGGAGAGCAAGATGCGCGTTGCGGAACGAGCGGCGGCGCTGATCCGCCCGGGATCCACCATCGTGCTGGATGCCGGCACCACCGCTCACCAACTGGCGCGGATGCTTCCGAGCCACTCGGCGCTCACCGTCATCACGCCGAGTCCGGGGATCGCGATCGAGGTCGCCGACCGGACGGACGCGCGCGTGGTGATGATCGGGGGAGAAGTCGCCCGCTACTCGATGGTCGCGAGCGGTCCGCTCGCGATGGAGGCCATTCATCACTTGGCTGCCGACGTCTTCTTCATGGGAGTCACGGGTATCGACCCGACTCGCGGACTGACCACGGGGAACCTCGACGACGCCGCGACGAAGCGCGCGATCGCCGGTCGGTGCGAACAGACGTTCGTCCTCGGCAGCGAGGAGAAGGTCGGCGCCACGTCCCGCTTCCCCGTGATGGATCTCGATGACGTCGCGGGCGTCATCGTCGATCCGCTCGACCGCAATCCGCTCATCGAACGGCTTCCGATGGTCGTTGCTCGCTCGAGCTGA
- a CDS encoding DUF4406 domain-containing protein, which produces MEKPMLILIAGPYRSGTGGDSALIAKNLERLEEAAAPIHRLGHVPMIGEWVALPILRGMDEQDSVDGDVMYETAYRLLQHCDAVLRLPGESSGADKDEEIARERGLPVYRSLDEIPAR; this is translated from the coding sequence ATGGAAAAGCCAATGTTGATTCTGATTGCCGGCCCCTACCGCTCGGGAACGGGCGGAGACTCCGCTCTCATCGCCAAGAACCTCGAGCGCCTCGAAGAGGCCGCCGCCCCGATCCACCGGCTCGGCCACGTACCGATGATCGGCGAGTGGGTTGCGCTGCCGATCCTCCGCGGAATGGATGAGCAGGACTCGGTCGACGGAGATGTGATGTACGAGACCGCGTACCGCCTGCTGCAGCACTGCGATGCGGTGCTGCGTCTCCCCGGAGAGTCCTCCGGAGCGGATAAGGACGAAGAGATCGCGCGCGAGCGCGGTCTGCCCGTCTACCGCAGCCTCGACGAGATCCCGGCGCGATAG
- a CDS encoding serine hydrolase domain-containing protein has protein sequence MTSTLAAGFDNVREVFFDLFRTGEEIGASVSVWRDGRPLVELHAGWQDAGRQRPWCADTLAMTYSTGKPFAALAALKAVELRHLTLDAPITRWWPEFGQHNKSSTTLRHILSHTAGLPAFSEGVRTADPLDSARLIADLVSQEPLWAPGQVIAEHALTYGHLIEGALAAGSADDVRTAVAEFAREFGADFWFGVPEELLGRVADLEIMDKAWVGEYLQRDLSCRALTIPTGRLDPRHTNTAASRRATFPADGLITNASSLARFYDDLPRRDGTLAEYLGPQLHEEFMKPQATGFDHFLESSASWSLGLRVDGGGFGMGGIGGSCAWYDPGLEYSMAYVTRGLGTFDRVDALATAVENAIGGL, from the coding sequence GTGACATCGACACTCGCGGCCGGTTTCGACAACGTGAGAGAGGTCTTCTTCGACCTGTTCCGCACCGGCGAGGAGATCGGTGCAAGCGTCAGCGTGTGGCGCGACGGACGACCGCTCGTCGAGTTGCATGCCGGCTGGCAGGATGCGGGTCGCCAGCGCCCGTGGTGCGCCGACACCCTTGCTATGACGTACTCGACAGGGAAGCCCTTCGCCGCCCTCGCAGCGTTGAAGGCCGTCGAGCTGCGACACCTGACCCTTGATGCGCCCATCACCCGCTGGTGGCCGGAGTTCGGACAGCACAACAAGTCGTCGACAACCCTGCGCCACATCCTCAGTCACACGGCCGGGCTCCCGGCGTTCTCCGAAGGTGTCCGGACAGCCGACCCCCTGGACTCGGCGCGGCTCATCGCGGACCTCGTCTCGCAGGAGCCCCTGTGGGCTCCCGGTCAGGTCATCGCCGAGCATGCATTGACCTACGGACACCTGATCGAAGGTGCCCTGGCCGCCGGAAGCGCCGACGATGTTCGCACCGCTGTAGCCGAGTTCGCCCGAGAGTTCGGCGCGGACTTCTGGTTCGGCGTACCCGAGGAGTTGCTCGGTCGAGTGGCGGATCTCGAGATCATGGATAAGGCGTGGGTGGGCGAATACCTGCAGCGAGACCTCTCGTGTCGAGCCTTGACGATACCGACTGGCCGACTCGATCCCAGACACACCAACACCGCCGCCTCCCGGCGTGCGACCTTCCCCGCCGACGGTCTGATCACGAACGCGTCCAGTCTCGCCCGGTTCTACGACGACCTGCCACGCCGCGATGGCACCCTCGCCGAGTATCTGGGACCTCAACTCCACGAGGAGTTCATGAAACCCCAGGCCACGGGCTTCGATCACTTCCTCGAGTCCTCCGCATCCTGGTCCTTGGGTCTGCGCGTCGACGGCGGCGGGTTCGGTATGGGAGGCATCGGCGGAAGCTGCGCGTGGTACGACCCCGGACTCGAATACTCGATGGCCTACGTGACGCGAGGGCTGGGGACATTCGACCGAGTCGACGCTCTCGCCACGGCGGTCGAGAACGCCATTGGAGGTCTCTGA
- a CDS encoding MarR family winged helix-turn-helix transcriptional regulator, with the protein MNEPDRVARMIEQWNRERPDIDPSAMAVIGRMRRLSDTFTGVLTDNYRSYGVGEGEFDVMCALRRAGRPFTLPQGEIAEHTMVTAGATSKRVDRLVGAGLVSREQQAGDARGRMVSLTPQGLELIDEMYPRHLEKERHLLAPLTAVEQSTLERLLRKLSFGTEAQVGIPPI; encoded by the coding sequence ATGAATGAACCTGATCGTGTCGCACGGATGATCGAACAGTGGAATCGTGAGCGCCCGGACATCGATCCGAGTGCCATGGCCGTGATCGGCAGGATGCGCCGACTCTCCGACACGTTCACAGGAGTGTTGACGGACAACTACCGGTCGTACGGCGTCGGCGAGGGCGAGTTCGACGTGATGTGCGCCCTTCGAAGGGCCGGGCGGCCGTTCACGCTTCCTCAGGGGGAGATCGCCGAGCACACCATGGTCACGGCCGGCGCCACCTCGAAACGCGTGGATCGACTCGTCGGCGCCGGTCTCGTGTCTCGTGAACAGCAGGCCGGCGACGCCAGAGGGAGGATGGTGTCGCTCACTCCGCAGGGCCTGGAACTCATCGACGAGATGTATCCCCGGCACCTGGAGAAGGAGCGGCACCTCCTCGCTCCGCTGACCGCGGTAGAGCAGTCCACGCTCGAGAGGCTTCTGCGAAAGCTGTCCTTCGGGACCGAGGCGCAGGTCGGCATCCCGCCTATCTAG
- a CDS encoding DMT family transporter — MEIILRSIRRLWRPLRWPLIVAVAPVAFGSTYWVTREFLPLDSPLWGSAIRALPAGIVLLLVARQLPRGAWWWRAAILGTLNMGLFFCLVYIAAQMLPSSVAASICSVTPLMIAGSAWLIVRERPSSRVLVGAATGAVGVLLIVGTSTGSLNAWGVVASIVAMALSSVGAVLTRRWDDGTPILTVTAWQLLVGGLELTGLALLFEGAPPQLDAAQLVAFAHVSLVATALAFFCWFSGFRHLPAGVVGVIGLLNPITGVAVGVLLGAESLSTLQTLGIGLVLGSIVFVNIRRGRAASALTVPDRILDSEEASYR, encoded by the coding sequence ATGGAAATCATTCTGAGGTCGATCCGGCGGCTTTGGCGCCCCTTGCGCTGGCCGCTGATCGTCGCGGTGGCGCCCGTGGCATTCGGATCGACGTACTGGGTGACGAGGGAGTTCCTGCCGCTCGATTCACCTCTGTGGGGGTCCGCCATCCGCGCCCTGCCGGCCGGCATCGTTCTGTTGCTCGTGGCGCGGCAACTCCCCCGCGGGGCATGGTGGTGGCGGGCAGCGATCCTCGGAACTCTGAACATGGGATTGTTCTTCTGCCTGGTCTACATCGCGGCACAGATGCTGCCGTCCAGCGTCGCCGCGTCCATCTGCTCCGTCACGCCGCTGATGATCGCCGGGTCGGCCTGGTTGATCGTGCGCGAGCGCCCCAGTTCACGAGTGCTCGTCGGCGCTGCCACCGGAGCCGTGGGCGTGCTGCTCATCGTCGGCACGTCGACGGGGTCGTTGAATGCGTGGGGCGTCGTCGCGTCCATCGTGGCGATGGCCCTGTCGTCGGTTGGTGCCGTCCTCACCCGGCGCTGGGATGACGGCACCCCGATCCTGACCGTCACCGCGTGGCAGCTGCTCGTCGGCGGCCTCGAGCTGACCGGGCTCGCCCTGCTTTTCGAAGGGGCGCCGCCGCAGCTCGATGCCGCACAGCTCGTCGCCTTCGCGCACGTCAGCCTCGTGGCGACGGCACTGGCATTCTTCTGCTGGTTCAGTGGATTCCGCCACCTGCCTGCGGGTGTGGTCGGAGTGATCGGCTTGCTGAACCCCATCACCGGCGTCGCCGTCGGCGTGCTCCTCGGTGCCGAATCGCTCAGCACCCTGCAGACTCTCGGCATCGGGCTGGTGCTCGGAAGCATCGTCTTCGTGAACATCCGACGAGGACGCGCCGCATCCGCACTGACCGTGCCGGACAGGATTCTCGACAGCGAGGAAGCGAGCTACCGATGA
- a CDS encoding BTAD domain-containing putative transcriptional regulator — protein sequence MNSRFHVNAFGSFAVRSESDIIDVSAGIASAIIARLALSAGQTLTTERLIASLWETPPTNASGSLRVYVSRLRSGPLGEVLQGGRGGYTLDIDPANVDVLHFEALIESERYEEALSVWTADPFEALGAFPFVKGARTALEERRALALERVTRVRIQRGEAAASIVELTPLVARDPLHEGLVASLALAYASDGRVTEALAVMDRSRTALLESGGLDPSARMDALRQSILRQDPALGASSSTEKHVERHAIPVPLTQLFGRDDELRRIEEARSAHRLVSLVGPGGVGKTRLAIESARRSTRTIDTEQWMVDLSTVAAGGDVLATTADTLGAVSPSLESIAARIEGRATLLILDNAEHVISTTRALVRGLLARCDGLAVLVTSREPLGIAGEFIIRVHGLIGESSERAVELFRERSAAARGGAEGSADETATIRRLCRLLDGLPLALELAAARTDVLSVKELTSALERGEHLAGDARAGERHATLESTIRWSTDNLEPDEFAVLVELSSFAGLFTLDAVESICTAGERSARDLTLALARKSLVAVDETEGGQRRYRLLESMRAFVRPRRDTEATAAWYVRHTAYFADLVDRVAPTIRTHDAQAAHATLDALAADLHLATEHAIDAGQRDLALRLSGGQAWHWFKRGWLVEGRAVIDRALAIPGESDPSIEARALLGIVNLAYQSGDAESAFEYVRIGLERATAGGDTLATASLLAYIAYGKSLFGEPDEAESLIDQATAYAAGGPSWLRAEILMSRGQTLRALGRPSEALDSLAEARQLAEKSGHAWALSSSEYVAGKILIEVRRSREAIPLLVRGAQTAAIGGDIPGALALLHLAGGASAFVERHADGAAVFGAVDTIGRRYSYNPVVAEGADAQVHRDRVASGLLPRDYSAAYERGTELSLGELISLSSGLTRSR from the coding sequence ATGAACAGCCGATTCCATGTGAACGCTTTCGGCTCATTCGCCGTCCGCTCGGAGTCAGACATCATCGACGTGAGCGCCGGTATCGCGAGCGCGATCATCGCACGGCTCGCCCTCTCGGCCGGGCAGACTCTGACGACGGAGCGACTGATCGCATCACTGTGGGAGACCCCGCCGACGAACGCGTCCGGCTCTCTGCGGGTGTACGTCTCCCGGCTGCGGTCCGGCCCTCTGGGGGAGGTCCTTCAGGGCGGACGGGGCGGCTACACGCTCGATATCGACCCGGCGAACGTCGACGTCCTGCACTTCGAGGCGCTCATCGAGTCGGAACGCTACGAAGAGGCGCTCAGCGTCTGGACCGCCGACCCCTTCGAGGCGCTCGGCGCGTTCCCGTTCGTGAAAGGTGCCCGCACCGCGCTCGAAGAGCGCCGAGCTCTCGCGCTGGAACGCGTCACGCGGGTTCGGATCCAGCGGGGTGAGGCCGCTGCGTCCATCGTCGAGCTGACCCCCCTCGTCGCACGAGATCCCCTTCATGAGGGCCTGGTCGCATCGCTCGCACTCGCCTATGCGTCCGACGGTCGCGTCACGGAAGCCCTCGCGGTGATGGACCGATCTCGGACCGCGCTCCTCGAAAGCGGCGGGCTCGACCCGTCCGCGCGCATGGATGCGCTCAGGCAGTCGATACTCCGGCAGGACCCGGCCCTCGGCGCGAGCAGCTCGACGGAGAAGCACGTCGAGCGGCACGCGATCCCCGTGCCCCTCACTCAGCTCTTCGGCCGGGACGATGAGCTGCGACGAATCGAAGAGGCACGCAGCGCCCATCGCCTGGTCAGTCTCGTCGGTCCCGGCGGCGTCGGGAAGACGCGTCTCGCGATCGAGAGCGCTCGCCGATCCACCCGCACGATCGATACGGAGCAGTGGATGGTCGATCTCTCGACCGTCGCTGCCGGAGGAGACGTGCTCGCGACCACTGCCGACACGCTCGGCGCCGTCTCCCCGTCGTTGGAGAGCATCGCGGCACGAATCGAAGGGCGCGCCACGCTGCTGATCCTCGACAACGCGGAGCACGTGATCTCGACGACCCGCGCCCTCGTCAGAGGACTTCTCGCGCGTTGCGACGGTCTCGCGGTACTCGTCACCTCCCGGGAACCGCTCGGCATCGCCGGAGAGTTCATCATCCGGGTGCACGGGTTGATCGGCGAGTCATCCGAGCGCGCCGTCGAGCTCTTCCGAGAGCGGTCAGCTGCGGCCCGCGGGGGCGCAGAGGGATCGGCCGACGAGACCGCGACGATCCGACGCCTGTGCCGTCTTCTCGACGGGCTCCCCCTCGCCCTGGAATTGGCCGCCGCCCGCACTGACGTGCTGAGCGTCAAGGAGCTCACCTCAGCACTCGAACGCGGCGAGCATCTTGCCGGGGATGCGCGAGCAGGAGAACGCCATGCGACCCTGGAGAGCACGATCCGCTGGAGCACGGACAACCTCGAGCCCGACGAGTTCGCCGTGCTCGTCGAGTTGTCGAGCTTTGCCGGCCTCTTCACGCTCGACGCGGTCGAGAGCATCTGCACCGCTGGCGAACGATCCGCGCGCGACCTCACGCTCGCTCTCGCGCGCAAGTCCCTGGTCGCCGTCGACGAGACGGAGGGCGGGCAGAGGCGCTATCGGCTGCTGGAATCCATGCGCGCCTTCGTGCGGCCCCGAAGGGACACGGAGGCGACCGCCGCCTGGTACGTGCGGCACACCGCCTACTTCGCCGACCTCGTCGACCGCGTCGCGCCGACAATCCGCACGCACGACGCCCAAGCAGCACATGCCACGCTCGATGCCCTCGCCGCAGACCTGCACCTGGCGACCGAGCACGCGATCGACGCAGGTCAGAGAGACCTGGCATTGAGGCTCTCGGGCGGCCAGGCCTGGCATTGGTTCAAGCGCGGATGGCTCGTCGAGGGCCGGGCGGTCATCGACCGCGCCCTGGCCATCCCCGGCGAGAGCGATCCTTCGATCGAAGCCCGCGCACTTCTGGGCATCGTGAACCTCGCGTACCAGTCCGGAGACGCGGAATCGGCGTTCGAGTACGTTCGAATCGGCCTCGAGCGGGCCACTGCAGGAGGTGACACTCTCGCGACCGCAAGCCTTCTCGCCTACATCGCGTACGGGAAGTCCCTGTTCGGCGAACCGGATGAGGCCGAGAGCCTCATCGACCAGGCGACGGCGTACGCCGCCGGGGGCCCGTCGTGGTTGCGCGCCGAGATCCTCATGAGCCGCGGGCAGACGCTGCGCGCACTCGGTCGCCCGTCCGAAGCACTCGACAGTCTCGCGGAAGCTCGGCAGCTCGCCGAGAAGTCGGGCCACGCGTGGGCTCTGTCCTCGAGCGAGTACGTCGCGGGGAAGATCCTCATCGAGGTCCGCCGATCGCGCGAGGCGATTCCGCTGCTCGTCCGCGGCGCCCAGACGGCTGCCATCGGTGGGGACATCCCCGGAGCACTGGCTCTCCTGCACCTCGCCGGAGGCGCGTCCGCCTTCGTCGAACGGCATGCTGACGGTGCAGCGGTGTTCGGCGCCGTCGACACGATCGGCCGACGCTATTCGTACAACCCCGTGGTCGCAGAAGGCGCCGACGCCCAGGTGCACAGAGACCGCGTGGCGAGCGGCCTCCTCCCGCGCGACTACAGCGCCGCGTATGAGCGCGGGACGGAACTCTCCCTGGGTGAGCTCATCTCCCTTTCGTCCGGCCTCACCAGAAGCCGCTGA